In the Silene latifolia isolate original U9 population chromosome 1, ASM4854445v1, whole genome shotgun sequence genome, CTCGCACAACACCACGTCCAGAAAGAGTCCACCCTCGAATGTGGAATATATCCTGATAGAAGTCCTGTTCAGAAGTACAGTGACGACAGTTCTAGTGATGACAGTTCTAGTGATGACTGTTCTAGTGATGACAGTGACAGCCGACAACACCCACGACAACCAATCATGCAAATCTACGTGAAAGTCTCCGGCAAGACAATATCCATAGAAGTCAATTCCTCTTTGACCATCGACAGCCTTAAATCCAAGATCCACGACCAATCAGGCATCCCACCGTACAAACAACGCCTGATCTTTGCAGGAACACTGCTTGAAGACCACAATCTCGCCCACTACCACATCCAGGCCCACCACCACATCCGGTATGAATACACCATCGAATGTGGAATATGTTCTGATAGAAGTCCTATTCAGAAGCACAGTGATGACAGTTCTAGTGTTGACAATGACTCCCGACAACACCCACTACAATCAAACATGCTAATCTATGTGAAATTCCCCAGTTTGACCATACCCATGGAAGTCCAACCCTCTTTGACAATCGAGAGCCTCAAATCCAAGATCCAAATCAAAACGGGCATTCCATCTCGATTCTTTCGCCTAACCTTTGGGGAAGCACTGCTTGTAGACCACAACCTCGTCCACTACAATATCCAGAAAGAGTCCTCAGTCGAATGTGAAGTATGTACTGATTGAAGTCCTGTGCGACTATATCTACATTTGGTAGGATTTTCATGATGGGATATCGGCTTTTGTAGTTGGGGTCGCATATCAATCATTTTAGTTCTGCTTGTCTGAGAAAGTAAATGTAAAGGCAAGTGCTGTGTCTGAACTAAGATCTTGTAGACGGTGATTcaaattattataagaagaaGTCAGCGGGAGAGTTGAAGCTGTCTGATTCAGGAGGAATTGGTACCTGCTTGACATCTATAAAAGTAATGAAGATCCCTTTTTTCTCCCTTATATCTACTGATATTCAGTATAGGTAGTTGGTGGACTGTGGTAGTTAAGCAATCTTTTGTGGCAGACTGTGTAATAACCTTGCTTGTGAAACTTTAACTCTAATGTCGGCCTTTCCTTTCCTTATGTCTCTGATGGTGTATGCGAATGTAAGTTCCTGGGCTGTGCTTAGTCTGAAACTTGGAATATTGTCAATATTAAGACTTTCGGTTCTGGTTGTCATTGCTCTCCGTACTTTATCCTCATCTTTCTGCACCCTTATCAATGGTAATCCAGGAAGTCTGTAGGAGAGCTAGGACCTAGGAGGGATTCTTCTGTTACTTAACTTCATAGGATGGTGACGTAAAAGGTCATGTTTGTATGATGATTGGATATATTTTGTAATAAAAGTTCCCCTTTGTCTTAAACATCAAGAGTTGTTTCTAAAGAAGCAACTTTAGAGTGTTTGTGCGCTTGTTTAAGGTACCCGGTGCTATTGAACCCGAAATTACCAGAAGTCTGGAAGTCTCTGTTTCAGTTTTTCTTGGTATTTGCAAAGTGAACTTGTGAATGTGCTTTGGTTGGTTGTACTTGGCTCAGCTGTTTTACTCATGAAAATGTAACAGTCTCACCTGAGTATAAACACCTTTGCTTGTTTGTGTCACTGTCTTCCTGCATTTCTTCATTGAATAAACTGATCATACGAATAAAAAATTATTCGAGTACAGTTCTTCAAGTGTCATTTATTACTGCTTATTGCAGGTTTGTTTTCAAGTTTGTTGATTCATTGTAAAGATTGTAATGTTGAGTTACTGTCCTGGTTCATGTTCTGATGCTATAAGATGCCTGCAGAAGGTTGCGAGAGAAAATGCAGGTTTGTTATAAAGTGTTCATGAACGAGCTGGCTATTAATTCTGAGGACTCGTTTTCTGATATGCCACCTTGTATGAGGTTGATTTTTATTATAGTGTCGGTGCAGTCGTGCAGTTGGCTTTGCATTGCTTCTTTCTTTGGTGCTTTTGTCTGGATTCCTTATGGTACATGGGTCAGGGGTGTTATTTTGTTGAGGTGCGTTGAATAAGATTTGATTAGACAGAGGCTATTCCATTTTAGATAATTTGCACTTGACTTTGGTGGTCAAATTAGTTCAACTTTGATCGATATTTTCTCACCGCCCATCACTAAAACAATAGTTAAGAGCCTTAAGTTATCTTTTGTTTGAGTGAAAAATAATCTCAACTTGGAACAAATATGCATGCCTAGGATTGAAATGTGTACCTTCTTTCTAGTGTGTAAATACATTGCTGAGGCAAAAGAATTTGCTGAGTACAGCTGGCTATAATACTAAACTAATACTATAGTTATTAATCACACAAGATTTGGCACAAAGGAAAATACATCGGAGAAGCTCCAAAATTAAATCACGTGGTTCTCGAGTTCTTCTGGTAGTTCTTTTTATATCTGCCTATCATTAATTGGAGCGTCTTGAACTTCATTAACTTGCACTGTTTCGGACTTGAGATGGAACTGCCAAAGATTTACTTTGGAGCAATCTTCTGATGGTACACCTTTTATCTTGGTTTCATCTTCTGTAACTGCTTGCTTGACAAACTTTAGTGAATCCTGCAGCAGAAAACACCTTGTAGTTACAGAGTATATGGTTTCAGTTAATCAATTGTCCAGTGTCAGGTGCATGTGAATTCTTAAATTTTTGTATTCGTATGTTATAGTGGTAAAAACAGTTTGTTTTTACGGGTAAAACTATTATCATTTCTAATTGACCTTTAGATTCATTTACGGAAAAAATACTAATCATTTAAGTGTACGTGAATCCTTTTACCATTAATGTGTCTGGTGTTACATATTTAGGTTCAATTTTTTTGTGGGAGTTACGAACCTGCTTGGCGCCTTCAGTTGCAGGAAGACGGCCCCACCGTTCTGGATCCCAGAGGATTGAGCTATTGAATCCGAAACCTGAAATATGGATCTCGAATTCCTCTGCTGCACGATTCAGATTCTTTACATGCCACCCAAGAATCTGGGATGATTGACATACTGGTCCTTCAACTATCATCTTCTTTCTCCATGCTGAAAGTTTTGCTAGAGGCCATGTTCCAAAAGCCCTGCACAAACAGGTAAACTGTTACCTGATATTTTTTTTCCTAAGTCTCGTTTTCACCATCCAGTAACAAACTAGCAGTCATTTCATTTTACCTGATGGTAATTTTTTGGTGGTCGCAAATTCTTTGTATGAGATAGTCTAAAGTTCTTGATAGTTAGTTAGCCTTTTACTTAACAGTTTAATACAGCATTATGAGCTGTTAAACTGTTAGCCCTAAAGATTAGTACAAAGTATAGAAAAGAAATAGAAAGAGAATTCATACTCAATTGCTCGGATCTCATCGAAGAAGTTGAGATCATAGACATTAGAAAGCCCAGCAAAATGAACAACCCCACTCAACCGATGATGCTCAATGTGCTTAAGTGCGAGATTTCTCTGATGATCCACTTCAGCTCTAGGATTAGTGAAATTTTCCTTGAACACCAAATGTCTATACATAACCCCTGTTCCTCGGAGTATATCAGATACATCAGAAAACTCTCTTTGAGACTCCACAACAATCCATAACAATGGCGGAGCCACCAACTTCAATGTATTTGCCAACCTCCTTAGCAAAACTCCTCGTAGAGGATCCCTTTCGTTCGTAGAGGTTATAACAATCACTTGTCTCCTGGGTCTCAAATCCTGTTCCTTTACACTTCTGTTACTTTCGGACGAATTTGAATTGTCTAATTTGTTGACATAACTATTGCTTGGTTGCCTCACCATAGGCCTTGGTGCTAGCTCGAAAGACTGATTATATCGTGCTGTAAACTTCAAACCAGGAATTGAAGACTTAGAAGTAGGAGCAAACCCTGTAAAGAAACCCATCACAAAACATAATGCAAAATGAACAGCAGCTTTCTTCCATATTTGAACTCGCTTCTTAGACCTTTCCACCGATCCCATTTCTTTTGGAAACGATAATGGGTTTTTTCAGAGCTTATGTTGCGGTCTAGGCACGGGAAATGGGTTTTATGTAAGAAAGTATTTCCAAGAACACAATAAAATGATGCTAATGATTGGAACTAGCTAACTCGAAAGAAGAGTTAGCTGTTCTTGTTACATTAAATTAAGTTAGTTTGTTTTTTAAGTTGTAAATGTGTAGGTGTTTCATAGAATTTGTGTTGTTGCTTCAGCTAGTCATTgcttaaactaaaagaaagaaCTGGTGGAATTCAAGACAGGAGGTTTTCTAGTTGTTGGCTGCACCAAATGTTTGTTGATGATGCTACCATATTACCAAATGGATAGTGAAAAATGTTCACAATTTTTCTGAGATTTTGTTTGAATTAATTTACCATGTACAAAAATGTTTGAATCACTGACCACCGTGTCCCGTGTCCAAAAATTATAATCCGAGATGATTCTACTAAAATTCCGAATTTTTACACATACTAGCTAgttaaaaatgaacaataattTTAGTGATTTAGTTTCTAAGAGACCGTCTCACATTAGAGTTcgtttttttttggcagctgtaaaaGACTAAAAGGATGAAATTATACAATGTTTAGGCTATTAGAGCTAAGTTAGCTTAATATAACCACCATAATAAGATAGCTTAAGCCATGTTGGTGGAGGAGTATCGTCATCAAAACCAACAGCTGCGCAAACTACTTCCTTGGTTCATTGAGCTTATTTATAGATTTGTTAAACTAGATGAGTCGGATTTAGAGTACACATGTTGGGTCAGAGGATGGGTTGTGTTTTACGGTAACGGCCAGGGTCCGGCCCAAATCCCAATTACACCTGGATGTGGATCTGGATATACTTGTTGGCCCGGCCCAACTTGAGTGACCATTGTGTCAATAGCTAAACCAGTCCAAAAATGAACACTTCACAGGAGCTTTGAGCTTAGCGGCGTAAGCAGAGACGGTTTTAGAATTCTAAAATGGGGATTCgagttaaaattaaaataaacgaGGAAACTAAGATAAAATTAATATGGGAAAATCAATTAATGCTTGAATAATCAATCGGAAATAGAGAACAACTGTTATTTCCTATTGTAATATGTAGATATCCCGTTTTGAACAATTGCACCACATAAATCCTCAATGAAAACGCCACTGTGCAGACGTAGTTAAGTACTCCTACAAAACTAACTTGATCATTAGAAAGGTCCTCACCCAAATAAAGACAATAGGATAAATGCTCCTACAAAAACTAACTTGTACCACATTCGATGTATAATCTATAAAATGAGTttttaaaataacactttatcagGGTTAGCCAAGATTATAACTATTTCTCCACAGAAACATAGGATAAATTGATCAacaatttttttatataaaaccgttttacatAAAAATCCTCACTAGTATAATTTCCATCAATCACCACTTTCCATAATAAAGGAACTAAGGTCTTTTATTATATGGTTTTACAATGTGATattgtaaaaccgttttacagGGGACTTActcattattttgataaaaaataaCTTAATTTCATTTATGTTTATTGAACTTTTTTATTCCTTTGTGAGAAGGAAGTTTAGTCCAAGGTTGGGGGGAATATCCTAAAATTGTAAATTCCACTATTATTCATCGAAAATGGTCAAATTATAGGCTAAGATCGTTGTACAGAAGAACCACTTAAAAGTAATAATTTTATGTTAATACAAATAGtaatgttttatttttataaatgacAACTTTTTAGGGGGCGTTTGTTTCGTGCATGGGTATAGGTTTGAAATCAGGAATCATACCTTAATGGTACGGGGTTAGAACTCCATTCCTTATTCTATGGGCTTGTTTCAATTCCGAAAGGTATGAGTTTGAAATTCAATTAAAACCATAGTTTTTGATATTATAAagtcataaaaataaatatttaatcaaataattatataaaagttcATTAACAATCGTGTCAGAACTTTTATTTTCAcatttttatttgttttagtttGATACCCATAAGTATCAATTTCATACTCATCCCCCTaattgggtatgagaaacccataccacgtgggtttgaggtatgggtatgaaacccttGTGTTTGTCAAACAAACACTTGATATGCGTTTGGctcattccaaactcataccttATACCTTTAGTGCTTGAACCAAACACCAGTGTTAAGAGTATCTTTTAATATAAAATAATCACTATTTATTTTAAAGTGATCATTAATTTTTTGGAAAAATTAAgaggaataatccatcctattgggcGTCTTCCATTATTAATCCATGTTCTTTTTTAATCCCACAATAAAACCAACTAATTAACATATCATTAAAGCCTAAACTTGGTCACTTTGTAACTTGTTGTATCCGATTAAAGAGTAGTGGGGTCCATATTTTTCTTATTTAttatcttcttcttctttcctttcctttcctttcctGCGTATTCTTCATTCATTATTTTTCTCTATTAATTTTATTCTCCATAGCCCTTTTCTTTCCCTTAATCTATCTTTAATCAAACGAAGTTGCTCAAATTCCTCAATGAAATATG is a window encoding:
- the LOC141599138 gene encoding beta-1,4-xylosyltransferase IRX9, whose protein sequence is MGSVERSKKRVQIWKKAAVHFALCFVMGFFTGFAPTSKSSIPGLKFTARYNQSFELAPRPMVRQPSNSYVNKLDNSNSSESNRSVKEQDLRPRRQVIVITSTNERDPLRGVLLRRLANTLKLVAPPLLWIVVESQREFSDVSDILRGTGVMYRHLVFKENFTNPRAEVDHQRNLALKHIEHHRLSGVVHFAGLSNVYDLNFFDEIRAIEAFGTWPLAKLSAWRKKMIVEGPVCQSSQILGWHVKNLNRAAEEFEIHISGFGFNSSILWDPERWGRLPATEGAKQDSLKFVKQAVTEDETKIKGVPSEDCSKVNLWQFHLKSETVQVNEVQDAPINDRQI
- the LOC141599129 gene encoding polyubiquitin-like, translating into MKVNKVLEIGGNSKADPGFESRVNDVKHPLKSVTKCDETAKATDLSKEKLVIENRAACDHKSRVRGLKRARDSSVCSTQKHIDGSSTDASDYQQRPKQSKTLIYLNVTGNTIPMAVDLSLTTDILKSKIHDLSGIPPHKQRLSFGTLLEDPTRTLAQHHVQKESTLECGIYPDRSPVQKYSDDSSSDDSSSDDCSSDDSDSRQHPRQPIMQIYVKVSGKTISIEVNSSLTIDSLKSKIHDQSGIPPYKQRLIFAGTLLEDHNLAHYHIQAHHHIRYEYTIECGICSDRSPIQKHSDDSSSVDNDSRQHPLQSNMLIYVKFPSLTIPMEVQPSLTIESLKSKIQIKTGIPSRFFRLTFGEALLVDHNLVHYNIQKESSVECEVCTD